The proteins below are encoded in one region of Pseudomonas putida S13.1.2:
- a CDS encoding (2Fe-2S)-binding protein — protein sequence MQTTISLRVNGQPVEVSAMPDTPLLLILRNDLCLNGPKYGCGLGECGACTVIIDGVAARSCVIPLAGAAGRDITTLEGLGSKAAPHPVQQAFIDEQAAQCGYCMNGMIMTTKALLDRIPDPSDAQIRQELSGNLCRCGTHVEILRAVRRAAETRRKA from the coding sequence ATGCAAACAACCATCTCCCTGCGGGTCAACGGCCAGCCTGTCGAAGTCAGCGCCATGCCCGACACCCCGCTGCTGCTGATCCTGCGCAACGACCTGTGCCTGAACGGCCCCAAATACGGCTGCGGCCTGGGCGAATGCGGGGCGTGCACGGTGATCATCGACGGCGTGGCCGCACGCTCGTGCGTCATCCCCCTGGCCGGCGCTGCCGGCCGCGACATCACCACCCTCGAAGGGCTGGGCAGCAAGGCTGCACCACACCCGGTGCAACAGGCGTTCATCGACGAACAGGCAGCCCAGTGCGGCTACTGCATGAACGGCATGATCATGACCACCAAGGCCCTGCTCGACCGTATTCCCGACCCCAGCGACGCACAGATTCGCCAGGAACTGTCCGGCAACCTGTGCCGTTGCGGTACACACGTCGAAATCCTGCGCGCCGTGCGCCGCGCCGCCGAGACCCGGAGAAAAGCATGA
- a CDS encoding MarR family winged helix-turn-helix transcriptional regulator: MPKKTTPSSAPLDTAPYDVTEQVGHLLRKAYQRHTAIFQQQACDPQLTSIQFVTLCALRDHGPSSQAELIKATAVDQATIRGIVERLKTRELVQLSPDPGDRRKVIVELTDSGAALLDAMIPCARQISELSMGSLNAGERVAILYLLRKMIDSDENLG, translated from the coding sequence ATGCCAAAGAAAACCACCCCTAGCAGCGCCCCGCTCGACACCGCCCCCTATGACGTCACCGAACAGGTCGGCCACCTGCTGCGCAAGGCTTACCAACGGCACACGGCAATCTTCCAGCAGCAGGCCTGCGACCCGCAGCTTACCTCGATCCAGTTCGTTACCCTGTGTGCCCTGCGCGACCACGGCCCCAGCTCCCAGGCCGAACTGATCAAGGCCACCGCTGTGGACCAGGCAACCATCCGCGGCATCGTCGAGCGCCTGAAAACCCGCGAGCTGGTGCAGCTGTCACCAGACCCGGGCGACCGGCGCAAGGTCATTGTCGAACTCACCGACAGCGGCGCGGCATTGCTCGACGCAATGATCCCCTGCGCCCGGCAGATCAGCGAATTGAGCATGGGCAGCCTGAATGCCGGCGAACGCGTGGCTATTTTGTACCTCCTGCGCAAGATGATCGACAGCGACGAGAACCTGGGCTGA
- a CDS encoding 2,5-dihydroxypyridine 5,6-dioxygenase: MPVSNAQLTQMFEHVLKLSRVDETQSVAVLKSHYSDPRTVNAAMEAAQRLKAKVYAVELPAFNHPTAMGNDMTAYCGDTALTGNLAAQRALEAADLVVDTMMLLHSPEQEQILKTGTRILLAVEPPEVLARMLPSEDDKRRVLAAETLLKQARSMHVRSKAGSDFHAPLGQYPAVTEYGYADEPGRWDHWPSGFLFTWPNEDSAEGTLVLDVGDIILPFKNYCRERITLEIEKGFITGIHGGFEAEYLRDYMKYFNDPEVYGISHIGWGLQPRAQWTAMGLHDRNDGMCMDARAFYGNFLFSTGPNTEVGGKRKTPCHLDIPLRNCDIYLDDKAVVLAGDVVAPEESRAR, from the coding sequence ATGCCGGTGAGCAATGCACAACTGACCCAGATGTTCGAGCACGTACTGAAGCTGTCCCGCGTGGACGAGACGCAGAGCGTGGCCGTACTCAAGAGCCACTACTCCGACCCGCGCACGGTCAACGCCGCGATGGAGGCCGCGCAGCGCCTGAAGGCCAAGGTGTATGCGGTAGAGCTGCCGGCGTTCAACCACCCGACCGCCATGGGTAACGACATGACTGCCTACTGCGGCGACACCGCACTGACCGGCAACCTGGCGGCGCAGCGGGCGCTGGAAGCAGCCGACCTGGTCGTCGATACCATGATGCTGCTGCACTCGCCCGAGCAGGAGCAGATCCTCAAGACCGGCACGCGCATCCTCCTGGCCGTGGAGCCACCTGAAGTGCTGGCGCGCATGCTGCCGAGCGAAGACGACAAACGCCGGGTGCTGGCCGCCGAAACCTTGCTGAAGCAGGCGCGCAGCATGCATGTGCGGTCCAAGGCCGGCAGCGACTTCCACGCCCCGCTCGGCCAGTACCCGGCCGTGACCGAGTACGGCTATGCCGACGAACCGGGGCGCTGGGACCACTGGCCCAGCGGTTTTCTGTTCACTTGGCCGAACGAGGACAGTGCCGAGGGCACGCTGGTGCTGGACGTGGGCGACATCATCCTGCCGTTCAAGAACTACTGCCGCGAGCGCATCACCCTGGAGATTGAAAAAGGCTTTATCACCGGCATCCACGGCGGCTTCGAGGCCGAGTACCTGCGCGACTACATGAAGTACTTCAACGACCCCGAGGTCTACGGCATCTCACACATCGGCTGGGGCCTGCAGCCGCGCGCGCAGTGGACGGCCATGGGCTTGCACGACCGCAACGACGGCATGTGCATGGACGCCCGCGCGTTCTACGGCAACTTCCTGTTCTCCACCGGCCCGAACACCGAGGTCGGCGGCAAGCGCAAGACCCCCTGCCACCTGGACATCCCGCTGCGCAACTGCGATATCTACCTGGATGACAAGGCCGTGGTGCTGGCCGGCGACGTGGTCGCACCAGAGGAATCGCGGGCGCGATAG
- the nicC gene encoding 6-hydroxynicotinate 3-monooxygenase, which produces MRGRQKIAIVGAGLGGAAAATLLQQAGFDVEVFEQAPEFTRLGAGIHIGPNVMKIFRRMGLEQKLELMGSHPDFWFSRDGNSGDYLARIPLGEFARREYGAAYITIHRGDLHALQIEAIKPGTVHFGKRLQKIVDEGEQVRLDFADGTHTVADIVIGADGIHSRIREELLGAEAPIYSGWVAHRALIRGVNLAQHADVFEPCVKWWSEDRHMMVYYTTGKRDEYYFVTGVPHAAWDFQGAYVDSSQEEMRAAFEGYHPTVQKLIDATESITKWPLRNRNPLPLWSRGRLVLLGDACHPMKPHMAQGACMAIEDAAMLTRCLQETGLSDHRTAFALYEANRKERASRVQAVSNANTFLYSQEDPAWVYGYDLYGQALKSGEAA; this is translated from the coding sequence ATGCGTGGTAGGCAGAAAATCGCAATCGTCGGTGCGGGGCTGGGTGGGGCGGCCGCCGCCACGTTGCTGCAGCAGGCCGGGTTCGATGTCGAGGTGTTCGAGCAGGCGCCGGAGTTCACCCGCCTGGGGGCGGGCATCCATATCGGCCCTAACGTGATGAAGATCTTCCGCCGCATGGGGCTGGAGCAGAAGCTGGAACTGATGGGCTCGCACCCGGACTTCTGGTTCAGCCGCGATGGCAATAGCGGTGATTACCTGGCGCGCATCCCGCTGGGCGAGTTTGCCCGCCGCGAGTATGGCGCGGCCTATATCACCATCCACCGTGGCGACCTGCACGCCCTGCAGATCGAGGCGATCAAGCCGGGTACCGTGCACTTTGGCAAGCGCCTGCAAAAGATCGTCGACGAAGGCGAACAGGTGCGCCTGGACTTCGCCGACGGCACCCACACCGTGGCCGACATCGTCATCGGTGCCGACGGCATCCACTCCAGGATTCGTGAAGAGCTGCTGGGCGCTGAAGCGCCGATCTACAGCGGTTGGGTCGCCCACCGTGCGCTGATCCGCGGGGTAAACCTGGCGCAGCATGCCGATGTGTTCGAGCCCTGCGTCAAGTGGTGGTCCGAAGACCGCCACATGATGGTCTACTACACCACCGGCAAGCGCGACGAGTACTACTTCGTCACCGGCGTACCGCACGCGGCTTGGGACTTCCAGGGGGCGTACGTCGACAGCAGCCAGGAGGAAATGCGCGCTGCCTTCGAGGGTTACCACCCCACCGTGCAAAAGCTGATCGACGCCACCGAATCGATCACCAAATGGCCGCTGCGCAACCGCAACCCGCTGCCGCTGTGGAGCCGTGGTCGCCTGGTGCTGCTGGGTGATGCCTGCCACCCGATGAAGCCACACATGGCCCAGGGTGCGTGCATGGCCATCGAAGATGCGGCCATGCTGACCCGCTGCCTGCAAGAAACCGGGTTGTCCGACCACCGCACCGCGTTCGCGCTGTACGAGGCCAATCGCAAGGAGCGGGCATCCCGGGTGCAGGCGGTATCGAACGCCAACACCTTCCTCTACAGCCAGGAGGACCCGGCCTGGGTCTATGGCTATGACCTGTACGGCCAGGCGCTGAAAAGCGGGGAGGCGGCATGA
- the nicD gene encoding N-formylmaleamate deformylase — protein sequence MSTFVAGGNVCANGIRQHYLRYGGKGHALILVPGITSPAITWGFVAERLGLYFDTYVLDVRGRGLSSSGPELDYGTDACAADIPAFAAALGLHSYHLVGHSMGARFAIRAAAQGAPGLQRLVLVDPPVSGPGRRAYPSKLPWYVDSIRQATVGMSGDDMRGFCATWSDEQLALRAEWLHTCYEPAIVRAFDDFHNVDIHQYLPAVRQPALLMVAGRGGVIEPRDIAEIRELKPDIQVAHVDNAGHMIPWDDLDGFFAAFGDFLDQPLV from the coding sequence ATGAGCACGTTCGTCGCCGGCGGCAACGTCTGCGCCAATGGCATCCGCCAGCATTACCTGCGCTACGGCGGCAAGGGCCATGCGCTGATCCTGGTGCCCGGCATCACCAGCCCGGCGATCACCTGGGGCTTCGTCGCCGAGCGCCTTGGGTTGTACTTCGACACCTACGTGCTGGATGTGCGCGGGCGCGGCTTGTCTTCAAGCGGCCCCGAACTGGACTACGGTACCGACGCCTGTGCAGCGGACATTCCGGCCTTTGCCGCAGCGCTGGGCCTGCACAGCTACCACCTGGTCGGGCACTCGATGGGTGCGCGCTTTGCCATTCGTGCGGCTGCCCAGGGAGCGCCGGGGCTGCAGCGGCTGGTGCTGGTCGACCCACCGGTGTCCGGGCCAGGCCGCCGTGCGTACCCGAGCAAGCTGCCGTGGTATGTGGATTCGATCCGCCAGGCCACTGTGGGCATGAGCGGCGACGACATGCGCGGATTCTGCGCCACCTGGAGCGACGAGCAGCTGGCGCTGCGGGCCGAATGGCTGCACACCTGCTACGAGCCGGCGATCGTGCGGGCGTTTGATGATTTTCACAACGTGGATATCCACCAGTACCTGCCTGCGGTGCGCCAGCCGGCATTGCTGATGGTGGCCGGGCGAGGTGGGGTGATCGAGCCCCGTGACATCGCTGAAATACGCGAACTCAAGCCGGATATCCAGGTCGCGCATGTCGACAACGCCGGCCACATGATCCCATGGGACGACCTGGACGGCTTCTTCGCTGCCTTTGGCGACTTCCTCGACCAACCCCTCGTCTGA